The Candidatus Koribacter versatilis Ellin345 genome has a segment encoding these proteins:
- a CDS encoding adenylate kinase, protein MQSDTRKVGPVILFGPPGAGKGTQSKRLVQALGVPQISTGDILRENVAQETGWGKQAKAAMESGQLVSDFIVCAMVAERLGKPDTSRGCILDGFPRTVAQAEWLDKLLTGKLFESTRVSLASNLPPVVISIKVDYNQLLQRLTGRRSCPSCGTIYNVYSKPPKVEGICDLEGSKLVMRQDDREEVIAGRLKAYEQQTLPLEKYYRAQGRLFEINGDAPVEKITEEMLSLIEHGNHL, encoded by the coding sequence GTGCAGAGTGATACGCGTAAAGTCGGTCCGGTGATTTTGTTCGGACCGCCCGGAGCAGGGAAAGGCACCCAATCCAAGCGCCTGGTGCAGGCGCTGGGGGTCCCGCAGATCTCCACGGGCGACATCCTCAGGGAGAACGTCGCGCAGGAAACAGGGTGGGGAAAACAGGCCAAGGCCGCCATGGAAAGTGGCCAACTGGTGTCAGACTTTATCGTCTGCGCCATGGTTGCCGAAAGGCTTGGCAAGCCGGACACCAGCCGAGGGTGTATCCTCGACGGGTTTCCGAGAACCGTCGCCCAGGCCGAATGGCTGGATAAGTTGTTGACGGGAAAGCTCTTTGAAAGTACTCGGGTCAGCTTAGCAAGTAACCTTCCACCGGTTGTGATTTCGATCAAGGTGGACTATAATCAATTGCTGCAACGGCTTACCGGACGTCGTTCGTGTCCCTCCTGCGGAACGATCTACAACGTTTACTCGAAGCCTCCCAAGGTCGAGGGAATTTGCGACCTTGAGGGCTCGAAGCTTGTAATGCGGCAGGATGACCGCGAAGAAGTCATCGCCGGACGTCTGAAGGCATACGAGCAGCAGACTCTTCCTCTTGAGAAGTATTACCGGGCTCAAGGTCGTCTGTTTGAAATCAATGGCGACGCCCCGGTTGAGAAGATCACAGAGGAGATGTTGAGTCTCATCGAGCATGGCAATCATTTGTAA
- the infA gene encoding translation initiation factor IF-1, whose amino-acid sequence MSKEDAIEVMAVVIEPLPNAMFKVELENKHQVLAHVSGKMRKNFIRILPGDRVAVELSPYDLTRGRIVYRYK is encoded by the coding sequence ATGAGTAAGGAAGACGCGATTGAAGTAATGGCGGTGGTGATCGAACCACTGCCCAATGCCATGTTCAAAGTTGAACTGGAAAACAAGCATCAGGTGCTGGCGCACGTATCCGGCAAGATGCGCAAGAACTTCATTCGTATTCTTCCTGGCGACCGGGTTGCGGTGGAATTATCGCCATACGACCTGACGCGAGGACGTATTGTTTACCGCTATAAATAG
- the map gene encoding type I methionyl aminopeptidase: protein MAIICKSGAEIEKMRRSGRIVRQVLETVRALVAPGVSTMDLERAAEKKIRELGAKPAFKGYYDYPCVLCTSVNDEIVHGIPSEKRVLKTGDIVSIDTGVVLDGYYGDSAITVPVGEAITSELQKLLTITEQSLYKAIDAVKVGNTLGDIGSAVQQHVEAAGFSVVREFVGHGIGTRLHEDPQVPNFGAAGAGSRLREGMVLAIEPMVNVGKPATRTLDDHWTAVTADGSFSAHFEHCVAVTRDGPVILTE, encoded by the coding sequence ATGGCAATCATTTGTAAGTCCGGTGCCGAAATTGAAAAGATGCGCCGCAGTGGCCGCATCGTGCGACAGGTCCTTGAAACAGTAAGAGCGCTCGTGGCTCCCGGTGTATCGACCATGGACCTGGAGCGCGCGGCTGAGAAGAAAATCCGCGAGCTTGGGGCCAAGCCTGCGTTTAAGGGGTACTACGACTATCCCTGTGTGCTGTGTACATCGGTTAACGATGAGATCGTGCATGGCATTCCGTCCGAGAAGCGGGTCCTGAAAACGGGAGACATCGTCTCCATCGACACAGGAGTTGTGCTCGACGGCTACTACGGAGATTCAGCCATCACCGTTCCGGTCGGTGAGGCGATCACGTCGGAGTTGCAGAAGCTGCTCACGATTACCGAGCAGTCACTGTACAAGGCGATCGACGCAGTGAAGGTCGGCAACACGCTGGGCGACATTGGTTCCGCGGTGCAGCAGCATGTGGAAGCCGCGGGTTTCAGCGTAGTGCGCGAGTTTGTGGGCCACGGGATTGGGACACGGTTGCACGAAGATCCGCAGGTGCCGAACTTCGGAGCAGCGGGTGCGGGTTCGAGGTTGCGCGAAGGAATGGTGCTCGCAATCGAACCGATGGTGAATGTAGGTAAGCCGGCGACGCGAACGCTGGACGATCATTGGACCGCGGTTACCGCCGACGGCAGTTTTAGCGCTCACTTCGAGCACTGCGTTGCGGTAACGAGAGACGGCCCGGTGATTTTGACCGAGTAA
- the rpmD gene encoding 50S ribosomal protein L30 has product MPRTRKKVEVKVAPKGAKLQLKWIRSAIQAPVKHKLVIKGLGFTRLNQVIVREDSPSIRGMVAKVPHLVEIVQQ; this is encoded by the coding sequence ATGCCTCGCACACGTAAGAAAGTAGAAGTAAAGGTAGCGCCGAAGGGCGCGAAGCTCCAGCTCAAGTGGATTCGCTCGGCGATTCAAGCGCCGGTGAAGCACAAGCTGGTGATCAAGGGACTCGGATTCACCCGCCTGAACCAGGTGATCGTACGCGAAGATTCGCCGTCGATCCGCGGCATGGTGGCGAAGGTCCCGCATTTGGTCGAGATCGTTCAGCAGTAG
- a CDS encoding GNAT family N-acetyltransferase, giving the protein MPRVTILGSGLALRPLGAEHAPALVRASADGNLSELQWTNVPNATNVAEYIGLALEHHAQGLALPFVMEILETGKIVGTTRIFKIDLPNRAAEIGHTWIAGRWQRSFVNTESKYLLLRYAFEEMKLIRVQLYTDENNTASRAAILRLGAKEEGILRKERIMADGRIRTTVVFSIIDDEWPAIRARLEERLRRGGVEPTYQMEAFAP; this is encoded by the coding sequence ATGCCACGCGTCACAATCCTCGGCTCCGGCCTCGCATTGCGTCCATTAGGCGCAGAACATGCACCTGCACTAGTTCGTGCGTCGGCAGACGGCAATCTCTCCGAACTTCAATGGACGAACGTCCCGAACGCAACAAACGTAGCGGAATATATCGGTCTTGCGCTTGAACATCATGCGCAGGGGCTGGCTCTGCCATTTGTGATGGAGATACTTGAGACGGGGAAGATCGTCGGGACGACGCGAATCTTCAAGATAGATCTGCCGAACCGCGCGGCGGAGATCGGGCATACCTGGATCGCGGGACGCTGGCAGCGAAGTTTTGTGAATACCGAGAGCAAGTATCTCTTGTTGCGCTATGCGTTCGAAGAGATGAAGTTGATCCGCGTGCAGCTTTACACCGATGAGAACAACACGGCATCGCGCGCGGCCATTCTGCGTTTGGGCGCGAAAGAAGAAGGCATCCTGCGGAAGGAACGCATTATGGCCGACGGGCGAATTCGTACGACCGTGGTTTTCAGCATCATTGATGACGAATGGCCTGCGATTCGGGCGAGACTGGAAGAGCGACTGCGACGCGGCGGCGTCGAACCGACGTATCAGATGGAAGCGTTCGCTCCCTAG
- the rplO gene encoding 50S ribosomal protein L15, whose amino-acid sequence MNLSNLRAPRKANEKKKRVGRGMGSGMGKTSARGHKGQRSRSGSRMMRGFEGGQMPLHRRLPKRGFTNIFRVEYAVVNLDRLAELGLTEITPEVLIKHKLAGKNDKIKVLGNGEIKGAVTVRAHKFSKTAEEKIAKAGGKAEVL is encoded by the coding sequence ATGAATCTCAGTAATCTGCGGGCTCCCCGCAAAGCCAACGAAAAGAAGAAGCGCGTCGGACGTGGTATGGGTTCGGGCATGGGCAAGACCTCCGCTCGCGGCCACAAAGGTCAGCGTTCGCGCAGCGGTTCGCGCATGATGCGCGGTTTTGAAGGCGGCCAGATGCCGCTGCATCGCCGCTTGCCGAAGCGCGGTTTCACCAACATCTTCCGCGTGGAATACGCGGTGGTGAATCTCGACCGGCTCGCCGAACTCGGCCTGACGGAAATCACGCCTGAAGTTCTGATCAAGCACAAGCTCGCCGGCAAGAACGATAAGATCAAGGTGTTGGGCAACGGCGAGATCAAGGGCGCGGTCACGGTTCGTGCACACAAGTTCTCCAAAACAGCCGAAGAAAAGATCGCCAAAGCGGGCGGCAAGGCTGAGGTCCTCTAA
- the rpmJ gene encoding 50S ribosomal protein L36 has product MKVRASVKKICDKCKVIRRHGVVRVICENAKHKQRQG; this is encoded by the coding sequence ATGAAGGTTCGGGCATCGGTAAAGAAAATCTGTGACAAGTGCAAGGTGATCCGTCGCCACGGTGTGGTGCGGGTAATCTGCGAAAACGCGAAGCACAAGCAGCGTCAAGGCTAA
- a CDS encoding DNA-directed RNA polymerase subunit alpha, which translates to MLWKGFQKPKRLAFDSESLTDKYGHFWAQPFERGFGTTIGNALRRVLLSSIEGAAITAVKIEGVLHEFQSIPGVVEDATDIILNLKQIPFRLNGDAPKAIYLRAEQPGIVTSGMIETDADVEILDKDVYIATISEGGKLDMEMRLKKGRGYVSADKNFDEDLGLGFIPIDSVHSPVRKCNYSVEAARLGQITDYDKLSIELWTNGSVNPADALGLAAKLLKDHMNIFINFEEEIEASHAEDRKPEIRNENLNRSVEELELSVRSYNCLKNANIQTIGELVQKTEAEMLKTKNFGRKSLNEIKEILASMGLSLGMKIDEHGNAVAPPPGSQPAPSYGGYPGSYGTGGTFGGGGNYGGGGGFGGDNNPGF; encoded by the coding sequence ATGCTCTGGAAGGGATTTCAAAAACCGAAGCGCCTCGCGTTTGACTCGGAGTCGTTGACCGACAAGTATGGTCACTTCTGGGCCCAGCCGTTTGAGCGCGGCTTCGGAACCACGATTGGCAACGCGCTGCGCCGCGTGCTGCTTTCCTCGATTGAGGGCGCTGCGATTACCGCAGTGAAGATTGAAGGCGTATTACACGAATTCCAGTCAATCCCTGGCGTCGTAGAGGATGCGACGGACATCATCCTCAACCTGAAGCAGATTCCGTTCCGCCTCAACGGAGACGCTCCCAAGGCGATCTACCTGCGCGCGGAACAGCCTGGCATTGTGACCTCGGGCATGATCGAGACCGATGCCGATGTCGAGATCCTCGACAAGGACGTGTATATCGCCACCATCAGCGAAGGTGGCAAGCTCGACATGGAAATGCGGTTGAAGAAGGGCCGCGGCTACGTGTCAGCCGATAAGAACTTCGACGAAGACCTTGGCCTCGGGTTCATTCCGATCGACTCGGTCCACTCGCCCGTCCGCAAGTGCAACTACTCGGTGGAAGCAGCCCGTTTGGGTCAGATCACCGACTACGACAAGCTCTCGATTGAATTGTGGACCAATGGCTCCGTGAACCCGGCCGACGCGCTCGGCCTGGCCGCGAAGCTGCTCAAGGACCACATGAACATCTTCATCAATTTCGAAGAAGAAATCGAAGCTTCGCACGCGGAAGACCGCAAGCCGGAAATCCGCAACGAGAACCTGAACCGCTCGGTGGAAGAGCTCGAGCTTTCGGTCCGCAGCTACAACTGCCTGAAGAATGCCAATATCCAGACCATCGGAGAACTGGTGCAGAAGACCGAAGCAGAAATGCTCAAGACCAAGAACTTCGGCCGCAAGTCGCTCAACGAGATCAAGGAAATTCTGGCCTCGATGGGACTGAGCCTGGGCATGAAGATCGACGAGCATGGCAACGCGGTGGCTCCGCCTCCGGGTTCGCAACCTGCTCCGAGCTACGGCGGCTATCCGGGAAGCTACGGCACCGGCGGAACGTTCGGTGGCGGCGGCAACTACGGTGGTGGCGGCGGCTTCGGCGGCGACAACAACCCGGGCTTCTAG
- the secY gene encoding preprotein translocase subunit SecY, whose protein sequence is MFEKLANIFRIPDLRKRVFFTLALLAVYRIGGHIPTPGVNADMLQQFFQNNRGSVLGFVDLFSGGQLRRLTIFALGIMPYITASIILQLLTVVYEPLAKLQKEGELGRKKITQWTRYLTFGLSAMQSFGIAVTLTKQPGMVLNPGWGFILMTMLTLTTGSVFIMWLGEQITERGIGNGMSLLIFAGIVVGLPRGVADLVDKIKTQYWGPFTVPAMLLLILVMFLIVAFIVYVERSERRITVQYAKRIVGRKMMGGTSTFLPLRVNSGGVMPVIFASSILTLPQTVGMLGSVSKYHWVKNLMDQLKWGEPLYTMLYALGIVFFAYFYVSIVFNPNDVADNMRKYGGFIPGIRPGARTATYINDILTRITLVGALYLIIISFIPEWMMVGLHLNHLPLWLGGGLFEKLPTWMTTGLGVTFYFGGTSLLIVVGVAMDTVQQIESQLIMRHYEGFTPRSGRIKGRRW, encoded by the coding sequence ATGTTTGAGAAGCTGGCAAATATCTTCCGGATCCCGGACCTTCGCAAGCGCGTGTTTTTCACGCTTGCGCTCCTGGCCGTGTATCGCATCGGCGGGCACATTCCGACGCCGGGCGTGAACGCCGATATGCTCCAGCAGTTCTTCCAGAACAACCGCGGTTCGGTGCTGGGCTTTGTCGATCTCTTCAGCGGCGGCCAGCTTCGCCGCTTGACCATCTTCGCTCTCGGCATCATGCCGTACATCACGGCGTCGATCATTCTCCAGCTTCTGACCGTGGTTTACGAACCGCTGGCGAAGCTGCAGAAGGAAGGCGAACTCGGGCGCAAGAAGATCACGCAATGGACGCGTTACCTGACCTTTGGCCTCAGCGCCATGCAGTCGTTCGGTATCGCCGTGACGTTGACGAAGCAGCCGGGCATGGTCCTGAATCCTGGTTGGGGCTTCATCCTGATGACGATGCTGACGCTCACGACCGGCAGCGTATTCATTATGTGGCTGGGCGAGCAGATCACTGAGCGTGGTATCGGCAACGGCATGTCGCTGCTGATCTTTGCTGGTATCGTGGTTGGCCTCCCGCGTGGCGTTGCTGACCTGGTGGACAAGATCAAGACGCAGTACTGGGGACCGTTCACGGTTCCGGCGATGTTGCTTCTCATTCTGGTGATGTTCCTGATCGTTGCGTTCATCGTGTACGTGGAGCGCAGCGAGCGACGGATTACAGTGCAGTACGCAAAGCGCATTGTCGGCCGCAAGATGATGGGCGGAACCTCGACCTTCCTGCCGCTGCGTGTGAACTCCGGCGGCGTGATGCCGGTGATCTTTGCGTCGTCGATCCTGACCCTGCCGCAGACGGTGGGCATGTTGGGCAGCGTGAGCAAGTACCACTGGGTGAAGAACCTGATGGACCAGCTCAAATGGGGCGAGCCCCTGTACACGATGCTGTACGCGTTGGGCATTGTCTTCTTCGCATATTTCTACGTGTCGATCGTGTTCAACCCGAACGACGTTGCGGATAATATGCGCAAGTACGGCGGGTTCATCCCGGGCATTCGTCCGGGTGCGCGTACCGCAACGTACATCAACGATATCCTGACCCGCATTACGCTGGTCGGCGCGTTGTACCTGATCATCATCAGCTTTATTCCAGAGTGGATGATGGTTGGTTTACATCTGAACCACTTGCCGTTGTGGTTGGGTGGCGGACTGTTTGAAAAGCTGCCGACCTGGATGACCACCGGCCTTGGTGTAACCTTCTACTTCGGCGGCACCTCGCTGCTGATCGTGGTGGGCGTTGCCATGGACACGGTGCAGCAGATCGAATCGCAGCTCATCATGCGGCATTACGAGGGCTTCACGCCACGGAGCGGTCGAATTAAAGGCCGCCGCTGGTAG
- the rpsK gene encoding 30S ribosomal protein S11, whose translation MAKAAGSAAAGEKKGKTNKKFKKKERKHVPHGLAHIQASFNNTIVTISDPSGNVVSWKSSGSLGFRGSRKGTPFAAQQAAMTAANMARDHGMRSLDVRVAGPGSGRESAVRALAAAGLDVRVIRDVTPIPHNGCRPPKRRRV comes from the coding sequence ATGGCTAAAGCAGCAGGTTCCGCCGCCGCCGGCGAAAAAAAGGGCAAGACCAATAAGAAGTTCAAGAAGAAGGAACGGAAGCACGTTCCGCACGGACTGGCGCACATCCAGGCGTCGTTCAACAACACCATCGTCACCATCAGCGATCCTTCGGGAAACGTGGTGTCGTGGAAGAGCTCGGGTTCGCTCGGGTTCCGCGGTTCGCGTAAGGGCACGCCGTTCGCGGCGCAGCAGGCCGCGATGACCGCCGCCAACATGGCGCGCGATCACGGCATGCGCAGCCTCGACGTGCGGGTAGCGGGCCCCGGTTCCGGCCGTGAGTCTGCAGTTCGTGCCTTGGCTGCCGCCGGTCTCGATGTGCGTGTGATTCGCGACGTTACGCCGATCCCGCACAACGGTTGCCGTCCGCCGAAGCGCCGCAGAGTGTGA
- a CDS encoding VOC family protein, with the protein MAAHPTSLVPMAHVADVQRTIEFYKLLEFELHNKLEYGGELKWAYLARGMAQIMFAKSSGPIDSEQQAVLFYLYASKVVPYREQLMAKGIKVSELEYPPYATEGEFRVFDPDGYVLLVGAASQR; encoded by the coding sequence GTGGCTGCGCATCCGACGTCGCTGGTGCCAATGGCACACGTTGCGGACGTGCAGCGCACGATTGAGTTTTACAAGCTGCTCGAGTTCGAACTCCATAACAAATTGGAGTACGGAGGCGAGTTGAAGTGGGCGTACCTGGCGCGAGGCATGGCACAGATCATGTTCGCGAAATCCAGTGGCCCCATTGATTCGGAGCAGCAGGCAGTTCTGTTTTACCTGTACGCGAGCAAGGTCGTTCCGTATCGCGAACAGTTGATGGCGAAGGGGATCAAGGTAAGCGAATTGGAGTATCCCCCGTATGCCACCGAAGGTGAGTTTCGGGTCTTTGACCCAGACGGATATGTGCTTCTGGTAGGCGCCGCCAGCCAGAGGTAG
- the rplQ gene encoding 50S ribosomal protein L17 has translation MRHRVGGWKLGRNTEHRRALLRNLVTSLIVEERIETTVPKAKAMRPHVEKMITLGKQGNVAARRQAAAYLMTSEAVDKLFNTISPRFGDREGGYLRIVRTGFRPGDGGEKAFIELLGSEKIIDEKREKRAAARAKRAEDNRKALEAQQAQAEAETTGETKA, from the coding sequence ATGCGTCATCGAGTAGGTGGATGGAAGTTAGGACGTAACACGGAACACCGGCGCGCGCTTCTGCGCAACCTGGTCACTTCGCTCATCGTGGAAGAGCGCATCGAAACGACCGTGCCGAAGGCAAAGGCGATGCGTCCGCATGTAGAGAAGATGATCACGCTCGGCAAGCAGGGAAATGTTGCGGCGCGCCGTCAGGCCGCTGCTTACCTGATGACGTCGGAGGCCGTGGACAAGCTGTTTAACACGATCTCGCCGCGCTTTGGCGACCGCGAAGGCGGTTACCTGCGCATCGTTCGCACCGGATTCCGTCCGGGCGACGGCGGCGAAAAGGCGTTCATCGAACTCCTCGGCAGCGAGAAGATCATCGATGAGAAGCGCGAAAAACGCGCTGCAGCCCGCGCCAAGCGTGCCGAGGACAACCGCAAGGCCCTCGAAGCGCAACAAGCCCAGGCTGAAGCAGAAACGACCGGCGAAACCAAGGCGTAG
- the rpsD gene encoding 30S ribosomal protein S4 produces MARYKDAVCRLCRREGTKLFLKGPKCFTDKCAIEKRNFAPGQHGKDRKAKIVGYGLQLREKQKTKRMYFAQENQFRNYFEKAAKGQGVTGEMLLQQLERRLDNVVYRLGFASARRQARQLVRHGHIAVNGKKVNIPSYQVSVKDEIAVREGSKEMTLLGQIKELTSHTTVPGWLIVDRDNWKGSVSSLPRRDEIQMPVNEQLIVELYSK; encoded by the coding sequence TTGGCACGCTACAAAGATGCAGTATGCCGCCTTTGCCGCCGTGAGGGCACGAAGCTGTTCCTCAAGGGGCCAAAGTGCTTCACCGACAAGTGTGCAATTGAAAAGCGCAACTTCGCCCCTGGCCAGCATGGCAAGGACCGCAAGGCGAAGATCGTGGGCTACGGACTTCAGCTTCGCGAGAAGCAGAAGACGAAGCGCATGTATTTCGCGCAGGAAAATCAGTTCCGCAACTACTTCGAGAAGGCCGCGAAGGGGCAGGGTGTAACCGGCGAGATGCTGTTGCAGCAACTGGAACGCCGCCTCGACAACGTGGTCTATCGGCTTGGCTTCGCGTCCGCGCGTCGCCAGGCACGCCAGCTGGTCCGTCACGGGCACATCGCGGTCAACGGGAAGAAAGTGAACATCCCGTCGTACCAGGTGAGCGTGAAAGACGAGATCGCCGTGCGCGAAGGCAGTAAGGAAATGACGCTTCTTGGTCAGATCAAGGAATTGACGAGTCACACGACTGTGCCGGGCTGGCTGATCGTCGATCGCGATAACTGGAAGGGCAGCGTTTCGTCCTTGCCGAGGCGCGACGAGATCCAGATGCCGGTGAACGAGCAGCTGATCGTCGAACTTTACTCGAAGTAA
- the guaB gene encoding IMP dehydrogenase, with protein sequence MIHFPVPEALTFDDVLLLPAKSDVIPTATSTATKLTRNITINIPLISAAMDTVTESRMAIALAQQGGLGIVHRNLTIEQQAGEIDKVKRSESGMIVDPITMSPENKISEALDVMKRYRISGVPVTKNKKLVGILTNRDLRFETRTDIPISEVMTKENLITVPVGTTLEDAEEILHQHRVEKLLVVDDRYELKGLITVKDIQKKLKYPNAAKDPQGRLRVGAAIGATGDFLERAAELIRAKVDVLAIDSAHGHSTRVLEAITAVKNKFPEVDLLAGNVGTYEGALEVGQAGADGVKVGIGPGSICTTRIVTGAGVPQITAVAEAYRALKDKGIPVIADGGIKYSGDIVKALAAGADVVMIGSLLAGTEESPGETILYQGRTFKSYRGMGSLAAMAQGSSERYFQSVENETAGLAAEEDGNRLNKLVPEGIEGRVPYRGTVAMIVHQMVGGLRSGMGYVGCANVSELKERARFVRISGAGLRESHVHDVIITREAPNYRVE encoded by the coding sequence ATGATTCATTTTCCCGTGCCTGAAGCTCTGACCTTCGATGACGTGTTGCTGTTGCCCGCCAAAAGCGACGTAATCCCAACTGCAACCAGCACCGCCACCAAGCTCACTCGCAATATCACGATCAACATTCCTCTCATCTCGGCCGCCATGGATACCGTGACCGAGAGCCGCATGGCGATTGCGCTCGCACAACAAGGCGGATTGGGCATCGTGCATCGCAATCTCACCATCGAGCAGCAGGCCGGCGAAATCGACAAGGTGAAGCGCTCCGAAAGCGGCATGATTGTTGATCCGATCACCATGTCGCCGGAGAACAAGATTTCTGAAGCGCTCGACGTAATGAAGCGCTACCGAATCTCGGGCGTACCGGTCACCAAGAACAAAAAGCTCGTCGGCATTCTCACCAACCGCGACCTCCGCTTCGAAACCCGTACCGACATTCCTATCAGCGAGGTGATGACCAAGGAAAACCTCATCACCGTGCCCGTCGGCACCACACTCGAAGACGCCGAAGAAATTCTCCATCAGCACCGCGTGGAAAAGCTCCTTGTGGTGGACGATCGCTACGAACTCAAGGGCTTGATCACCGTAAAAGATATTCAGAAGAAGTTGAAATATCCGAACGCCGCCAAGGATCCCCAAGGACGTCTGCGCGTCGGCGCCGCGATTGGCGCTACCGGCGACTTCCTCGAACGGGCGGCTGAGTTGATCCGAGCAAAGGTGGACGTTCTCGCGATTGATAGCGCGCACGGGCATTCCACGCGCGTTCTCGAAGCCATTACCGCGGTCAAGAACAAGTTTCCTGAAGTGGACCTTCTCGCCGGCAACGTTGGCACCTACGAAGGCGCGCTCGAAGTTGGTCAGGCCGGCGCTGATGGCGTGAAAGTCGGCATCGGACCTGGGTCGATCTGTACCACGCGCATCGTCACCGGCGCAGGCGTACCGCAGATCACCGCGGTTGCCGAGGCTTATCGCGCCCTGAAAGACAAAGGCATACCGGTCATCGCCGACGGTGGCATCAAGTACTCGGGCGATATCGTGAAGGCACTCGCTGCTGGAGCGGACGTCGTTATGATCGGCTCGCTGCTGGCGGGTACCGAAGAAAGTCCGGGCGAGACGATTCTCTACCAGGGCCGCACTTTCAAGTCCTATCGAGGCATGGGATCGCTCGCCGCGATGGCGCAGGGCTCCAGCGAACGTTACTTCCAGTCGGTGGAAAATGAAACGGCTGGCCTTGCCGCAGAAGAAGATGGCAACCGCCTGAATAAGTTGGTGCCAGAAGGTATCGAAGGCCGCGTGCCGTATCGCGGCACTGTCGCCATGATCGTGCATCAAATGGTGGGTGGTCTCCGCAGCGGCATGGGCTACGTTGGCTGCGCTAACGTTTCGGAACTCAAGGAACGCGCGCGCTTCGTTCGCATCAGCGGCGCAGGCCTTCGCGAAAGCCACGTGCACGACGTCATTATCACGCGCGAAGCGCCGAACTATCGGGTGGAATAG
- a CDS encoding VanZ family protein gives MARQINRWKPWIPVWVWLVILAVESSDIGSSAHTGQLLLRIWTALLGRPSFESFEFVHHLIRKTGHFLGYAILSWLIFGAARGTWRNRQAVLTRGREYFWRMGWSVFAVFGTLLAASADEIHQSLNPARTGRWQDVVLDCTGAVVTQVLLYLWLTSRGRGSQPQEINAEA, from the coding sequence GTGGCAAGACAAATAAACCGATGGAAGCCGTGGATTCCAGTGTGGGTGTGGCTCGTGATTCTCGCGGTCGAATCCTCCGACATCGGATCCAGCGCACACACCGGACAATTGTTACTTCGAATCTGGACGGCCTTGCTCGGCCGTCCAAGCTTCGAGAGCTTTGAATTCGTGCATCACCTCATTCGTAAAACTGGCCACTTCCTTGGCTATGCGATTTTGAGTTGGCTTATTTTCGGTGCTGCGCGTGGGACCTGGCGTAATCGTCAGGCAGTCCTCACGCGTGGGCGCGAGTATTTTTGGCGGATGGGTTGGTCTGTGTTTGCAGTCTTCGGCACGTTGCTCGCCGCCAGCGCTGATGAAATCCACCAGTCGCTTAACCCAGCGCGCACTGGACGCTGGCAGGATGTGGTTCTCGATTGCACTGGGGCCGTCGTCACCCAGGTATTGCTCTACCTGTGGCTCACCTCGCGCGGGCGAGGATCGCAACCGCAAGAAATCAACGCCGAAGCCTAG
- the rpsM gene encoding 30S ribosomal protein S13: MARIAGVDLPRNKYINIALTYIFGIGNSRAKAILAEANVEANRKVSDLNEEEVNRIRTAIENGSSVEGDLRKDVSMHIKRLIEIGSYRGYRHRRSLPVRGQRTHTNARTRKGPRKGTVANKKKATAK, encoded by the coding sequence ATGGCACGTATTGCAGGCGTGGATCTTCCGCGCAACAAGTACATCAACATCGCGCTGACGTATATCTTCGGCATCGGCAACTCGCGCGCCAAGGCCATCCTGGCGGAAGCGAACGTGGAAGCGAACCGCAAGGTTAGCGACCTGAACGAAGAAGAAGTCAACCGCATCCGTACGGCGATCGAAAACGGCAGCTCGGTCGAAGGCGACCTCCGCAAGGACGTCTCGATGCATATCAAGCGGCTGATCGAAATCGGTTCTTACCGCGGCTATCGTCATCGCCGCAGCCTGCCGGTCCGCGGCCAGCGCACCCACACTAATGCGCGCACCCGCAAAGGTCCGCGTAAGGGCACCGTGGCGAACAAGAAGAAAGCAACCGCTAAGTAA